A genomic stretch from Kogia breviceps isolate mKogBre1 chromosome 1, mKogBre1 haplotype 1, whole genome shotgun sequence includes:
- the HYI gene encoding putative hydroxypyruvate isomerase isoform X2 translates to MGWSRLCCTPRLWAVPGMRRRGIGKGEFGSTGGAERPGEMGSRPDRRAAGRGASRERGSEGSRFEDGLHSPLQAHFPHRIHLMAGRVPQGADRAAVRSEMETVFLENLRHAAGVLAQENLVGLLEPINTRITDPRYFLDTPQQAAAILEKVGRPNLQLQMDIFHWQIMDGNLTGNIREFLPFVGHVQVAQVPGRGEPSSPGELNFPYLFQLLEDEGYKGFVGCEYQPRGDTVEGLSWLRSYWDKRGRPQAGQ, encoded by the exons ATGGGCTGGAGCAGGCTGTGCTGTACGCCAAGGCTCTGGGCTGTCCCAG GCATGAGGCGAAGGGGCATTGGAAAAGGAGAATTTGGAAGTACAGGAGGGGCTGAGAGACCTGGGGAGATGGGAAGCCGGCCTGATCGGAGAGCAGCTGGAAGAGGTGCATCCAGGGAGCGAGGGAGTGAAGGCTCGCGCTTTGAGGATGGACTCCACAGCCCCCTCCAGGCCCATTTTCCCCACAGGATTCACCTGATGGCTGGCCGAGTGCCCCAGGGGGCTGATCGAGCAGCAGTCAGGAGTGAAATGGAGACAGTTTTTCTGGAGAACCTGAGGCACGCAGCTGGGGTTTTGGCTCAG GAGAACCTTGTGGGGCTGCTGGAGCCCATCAACACCCGCATCACGGACCCCCGGTACTTCCTGGATACGCCCCAGCAGG CGGCAGCCATCTTAGAGAAAGTTGGAAGACCCAACCTCCAGTTACAGATG GACATATTCCACTGGCAGATCATGGACGGGAACCTGACAGGGAACATCCGGGAGTTCCTGCCCTTTGTTG GGCACGTGCAGGTGGCACAGGTCCCGGGCCGAGGGGAACCCAGCAGCCCTGGAGAGCTGAACTTCCCCTATCTGTTCCAACTGCTGGAAGATGAAGGCTACAAAGGCTTTGTGGGCTGCGAGTACCAGCCTCGAG GAGACACGGTGGAGGGCTTGAGTTGGCTACGTTCATACTGGGATAAGCGGGGCCGCCCACAGGCTGGCCAGTGA
- the HYI gene encoding putative hydroxypyruvate isomerase isoform X3, translating to MAPLRFSANVSWLFPELPSLPARLRAAGSSGFEAAEVGWPYGEPPEALARAVQEVGLQLVLINTPPGDREKGEMGLGAVPGRQAAFRDGLEQAVLYAKALGCPRIHLMAGRVPQGADRAAVRSEMETVFLENLRHAAGVLAQENLVGLLEPINTRITDPRYFLDTPQQAAAILEKVGRPNLQLQMDIFHWQIMDGNLTGNIREFLPFVGGTGPGPRGTQQPWRAELPLSVPTAGR from the exons ATGGCTCCGCTGCGCTTCTCGGCTAACGTGTCGTGGCTGTTCCCCGAGCTCCCCAGCCTCCCCGCGCGGCTCCGGGCCGCGGGCAGTTCGGGTTTCGAGGCGGCCGAGGTTGGCTGGCCGTACGGGGAGCCGCCGGAGGCGCTGGCGCGCGCGGTGCAGGAAGTGGGGCTACAACTCGTGCTGATCAACACGCCCCCGG GAGACCGAGAGAAAGGGGAGATGGGGCTGGGGGCCGTTCCCGGGAGGCAGGCGGCCTTCCGAGATGGGCTGGAGCAGGCTGTGCTGTACGCCAAGGCTCTGGGCTGTCCCAG GATTCACCTGATGGCTGGCCGAGTGCCCCAGGGGGCTGATCGAGCAGCAGTCAGGAGTGAAATGGAGACAGTTTTTCTGGAGAACCTGAGGCACGCAGCTGGGGTTTTGGCTCAG GAGAACCTTGTGGGGCTGCTGGAGCCCATCAACACCCGCATCACGGACCCCCGGTACTTCCTGGATACGCCCCAGCAGG CGGCAGCCATCTTAGAGAAAGTTGGAAGACCCAACCTCCAGTTACAGATG GACATATTCCACTGGCAGATCATGGACGGGAACCTGACAGGGAACATCCGGGAGTTCCTGCCCTTTGTTG GTGGCACAGGTCCCGGGCCGAGGGGAACCCAGCAGCCCTGGAGAGCTGAACTTCCCCTATCTGTTCCAACTGCTGGAAGATGA
- the HYI gene encoding putative hydroxypyruvate isomerase isoform X4 → MAPLRFSANVSWLFPELPSLPARLRAAGSSGFEAAEVGWPYGEPPEALARAVQEVGLQLVLINTPPGDREKGEMGLGAVPGRQAAFRDGLEQAWVSSGHLLEVRSVPIKDAGAKGKRGLVCSAQFTRLEMIHLMAGRVPQGADRAAVRSEMETVFLENLRHAAGVLAQENLVGLLEPINTRITDPRYFLDTPQQAAAILEKVGRPNLQLQMDIFHWQIMDGNLTGNIREFLPFVGHVQVAQVPGRGEPSSPGELNFPYLFQLLEDEGYKGFVGCEYQPRGDTVEGLSWLRSYWDKRGRPQAGQ, encoded by the exons ATGGCTCCGCTGCGCTTCTCGGCTAACGTGTCGTGGCTGTTCCCCGAGCTCCCCAGCCTCCCCGCGCGGCTCCGGGCCGCGGGCAGTTCGGGTTTCGAGGCGGCCGAGGTTGGCTGGCCGTACGGGGAGCCGCCGGAGGCGCTGGCGCGCGCGGTGCAGGAAGTGGGGCTACAACTCGTGCTGATCAACACGCCCCCGG GAGACCGAGAGAAAGGGGAGATGGGGCTGGGGGCCGTTCCCGGGAGGCAGGCGGCCTTCCGAGATGGGCTGGAGCAGGCT TGGGTCTCTAGTGGGCACTTGCTTGAGGTAAGGAGCGTTCCAATCAAGGATGCAGGAGCCAAAGGCAAGAGGGGCTTGGTGTGTTCTGCACAGTTTACGAGGCTGGAAAT GATTCACCTGATGGCTGGCCGAGTGCCCCAGGGGGCTGATCGAGCAGCAGTCAGGAGTGAAATGGAGACAGTTTTTCTGGAGAACCTGAGGCACGCAGCTGGGGTTTTGGCTCAG GAGAACCTTGTGGGGCTGCTGGAGCCCATCAACACCCGCATCACGGACCCCCGGTACTTCCTGGATACGCCCCAGCAGG CGGCAGCCATCTTAGAGAAAGTTGGAAGACCCAACCTCCAGTTACAGATG GACATATTCCACTGGCAGATCATGGACGGGAACCTGACAGGGAACATCCGGGAGTTCCTGCCCTTTGTTG GGCACGTGCAGGTGGCACAGGTCCCGGGCCGAGGGGAACCCAGCAGCCCTGGAGAGCTGAACTTCCCCTATCTGTTCCAACTGCTGGAAGATGAAGGCTACAAAGGCTTTGTGGGCTGCGAGTACCAGCCTCGAG GAGACACGGTGGAGGGCTTGAGTTGGCTACGTTCATACTGGGATAAGCGGGGCCGCCCACAGGCTGGCCAGTGA
- the HYI gene encoding putative hydroxypyruvate isomerase isoform X1 → MAPLRFSANVSWLFPELPSLPARLRAAGSSGFEAAEVGWPYGEPPEALARAVQEVGLQLVLINTPPGDREKGEMGLGAVPGRQAAFRDGLEQAVLYAKALGCPRIHLMAGRVPQGADRAAVRSEMETVFLENLRHAAGVLAQENLVGLLEPINTRITDPRYFLDTPQQAAAILEKVGRPNLQLQMDIFHWQIMDGNLTGNIREFLPFVGHVQVAQVPGRGEPSSPGELNFPYLFQLLEDEGYKGFVGCEYQPRGDTVEGLSWLRSYWDKRGRPQAGQ, encoded by the exons ATGGCTCCGCTGCGCTTCTCGGCTAACGTGTCGTGGCTGTTCCCCGAGCTCCCCAGCCTCCCCGCGCGGCTCCGGGCCGCGGGCAGTTCGGGTTTCGAGGCGGCCGAGGTTGGCTGGCCGTACGGGGAGCCGCCGGAGGCGCTGGCGCGCGCGGTGCAGGAAGTGGGGCTACAACTCGTGCTGATCAACACGCCCCCGG GAGACCGAGAGAAAGGGGAGATGGGGCTGGGGGCCGTTCCCGGGAGGCAGGCGGCCTTCCGAGATGGGCTGGAGCAGGCTGTGCTGTACGCCAAGGCTCTGGGCTGTCCCAG GATTCACCTGATGGCTGGCCGAGTGCCCCAGGGGGCTGATCGAGCAGCAGTCAGGAGTGAAATGGAGACAGTTTTTCTGGAGAACCTGAGGCACGCAGCTGGGGTTTTGGCTCAG GAGAACCTTGTGGGGCTGCTGGAGCCCATCAACACCCGCATCACGGACCCCCGGTACTTCCTGGATACGCCCCAGCAGG CGGCAGCCATCTTAGAGAAAGTTGGAAGACCCAACCTCCAGTTACAGATG GACATATTCCACTGGCAGATCATGGACGGGAACCTGACAGGGAACATCCGGGAGTTCCTGCCCTTTGTTG GGCACGTGCAGGTGGCACAGGTCCCGGGCCGAGGGGAACCCAGCAGCCCTGGAGAGCTGAACTTCCCCTATCTGTTCCAACTGCTGGAAGATGAAGGCTACAAAGGCTTTGTGGGCTGCGAGTACCAGCCTCGAG GAGACACGGTGGAGGGCTTGAGTTGGCTACGTTCATACTGGGATAAGCGGGGCCGCCCACAGGCTGGCCAGTGA